From a single Poecilia reticulata strain Guanapo unplaced genomic scaffold, Guppy_female_1.0+MT scaffold_655, whole genome shotgun sequence genomic region:
- the LOC103461138 gene encoding amino-terminal enhancer of split-like, translating to MMFPQSRHSASSQSGQPLKFTTSDSCDRIKDEFQFLQAQYHSLKLECDKLASEKSEMQRHYIMYYEMSYGLNIEMHKQAEIVKRLNGICAQVLPYLSQEHQQQVMGAIERAKQVTPPEMNSIIRQQLQVQHLSQLQGLTLPVAPLPLGLTPPSLPAVSSSSGLLSLSSILANYSHSQPQAAKEDKARDAAERAPRGEDGDKSD from the exons GCGTCATCCCAGTCCGGCCAACCTCTGAAGTTCACCACCTCCGACTCCTGTGACCGAATCAAGGACGAGTTCCAGTTCCTCCAAGCACAGTATCACAG TTTGAAGTTGGAGTGCGACAAGCTGGCCTCTGAGAAGTCGGAGATGCAGCGCCACTACATCATG TATTATGAAATGTCCTACGGGCTCAACATTGAAATGCACAAACAG GCTGAAATAGTGAAAAGACTGAACGGGATCTGCGCTCAGGTGCTGCCTTACCTGTCCCAGGAG CACCAACAGCAAGTCATGGGTGCGATAGAGAGGGCCAAGCAGGTCACGCCTCCTGAGATGAACTCCATCATACGG CAACAGCTGCAGGTGCAGCACCTGTCCCAGCTGCAGGGCCTGACCCTGCCCGTGGCCCCGCTGCCCCTGGGCCTCACCCCGCCCTCCCTGCCTGCCGTCTCCTCCAGCTCAGGCCTGCTCTCCCTCTCCTCCATCCTGGCCAACTACTCCCACAGCCAGCCGCAGGCGGCCAAGGAGGACAAGGCCAGGGACGCCGCGGAGAGGGCGCCCAGAGGAGAGGACGGAGACAAGTCCGACTAG